The DNA segment TAGAGTCTGCCATCAACAGCTCACGGAACTTGCCCTGAGGCAGCACCATCACTTGGCGAAACTGATCGGCATCGAGGCCTGTAAGACTCTCTATTTCTGCTGTGGCTTCTGAAACTTTACTCGCTACCAGCAAATGCTCGCTACCATCACTATCGATGCGATAAAGCTGAGCTTCCGGCTTTTGTACCGTGTAACCATCGCCACTTTTTTTAGCCCGCTGCTGCTCTGGCACTCGGCGTATGCGGTACTGCTTATCACCCAAAGCAAAACTAAAGGTGACTTCGGTCAATAAGCTGTCTGGCGCTAAGTCACAGCGCATCTGGCTGCCCTCGCGCTCATCACCTGTGGTCTTGCCATACAGTGCAAAACAGATGGCATCTAATAATGTGGTTTTACCCGCACCAGTAGGACCATTTATCAAAAACAGCGGATTAGAACCCAGTGCTGCAAAGTCGGTCATTTGAGTCGATGCAAAAGGGCCGAACGCCGACATCTCTAGCGTAATGGGTCTCATGATGTGCGCTCCACTTTATGTAGCTCGTCGATTGCGCTGGTCATTGCCAGCTTTTGCGCCTCTGTCATTGGCTCACCAGACACCTGAGTAAAAAAGTCGGTAAACATGTCAAACTCGCCCTTCTTTATATGATCTCGGCTTAGCTCAACCTTGCTGCCCTCACTCATTAAACCTGTACGCTCTAAGTGCAGCACATTCGGGTACACGCTTCTCAGTTTACCCATGGCATCTAAGATGGCAGTTTTATCACTCAGTCTCACCATCAGATAATCTTCACGATTAAGATCGGTTTTGCCAGCCTCTAACAAATCGGCAAGTAACCCCTCGATAATGCGCACATCTCTCATGGCTGTTAACGGCAGTAACTCGAAGCTCGCTTTGCCGTCACGGTCTAATTCAACCAAGGTGACAGACTTGTTTTGATGCTGCTCACTAAAAGAATACTTGAGCATTGAACCCGAATACCTAACATGTTCAGCGCCTTTGTATTGCGGCCCATGCAGGTGACCCAATGCGGTATAATTAAAAGCATTAAACAATTTAGGCGAGACTTTATCTGCGCCGCCAATGCTGAGCGGACGCTCAGATTCAGACTCACTGCCACCATCGAGAAAACAGTGGCTGACAACGATTTTTGGTAGCCCTTGGCTATCATGCTCACTCACCTGCTCAAGCAGTTTTGCCATTGCCTCTTCATGGGTACTCACCTCACAATCAAACACATGACGTACGGTGGCAGGGTCGGCATAAGGCAGACCATAAAACATGGCATTACCCTGCTTGCCTTTAAGCTCAATAGGCCTAAC comes from the Shewanella halifaxensis HAW-EB4 genome and includes:
- a CDS encoding exonuclease SbcCD subunit D, translated to MKFIHTSDWHIGRQLHNQSLLDDQRFVLNQIVELAKTRDVDAVVVAGDIYDRSIPPAAAVALLDEVVNRLVNELKIPLIMIAGNHDGHERLGFASRQMNDSGLHIIGPLTQEVRPIELKGKQGNAMFYGLPYADPATVRHVFDCEVSTHEEAMAKLLEQVSEHDSQGLPKIVVSHCFLDGGSESESERPLSIGGADKVSPKLFNAFNYTALGHLHGPQYKGAEHVRYSGSMLKYSFSEQHQNKSVTLVELDRDGKASFELLPLTAMRDVRIIEGLLADLLEAGKTDLNREDYLMVRLSDKTAILDAMGKLRSVYPNVLHLERTGLMSEGSKVELSRDHIKKGEFDMFTDFFTQVSGEPMTEAQKLAMTSAIDELHKVERTS